The Pangasianodon hypophthalmus isolate fPanHyp1 chromosome 13, fPanHyp1.pri, whole genome shotgun sequence genome includes a window with the following:
- the brsk1b gene encoding serine/threonine-protein kinase BRSK2 isoform X2, whose amino-acid sequence MSSKEVSSSHPAQYVGPYRLEKTLGKGQTGLVKLGVHCITGQKVAIKIVNREKLSESVLMKVEREIAILKLIEHPHVLKLHDVYENNKYLYLVLEHVSGGELFDYLVKKGRLTPKEARKFFRQIISALDFCHSHSICHRDLKPENLLLDEKNNIRVADFGMASLQVGDSLLETSCGSPHYACPEVIRGEKYDGRRADVWSCGVILFALLVGALPFDHDNLRQLLEKVKSGVFHMPHFIPPECQALLRGMIEVNPEKRLTLEAIQKHPWYLGGRNEPCPEQPPPRRVCVKRIMSLTELDPDVLDSMHSLGCFRDRVKLTRDLQCEEENQEKMIYYLLLDRKERYPSYEDEDLPPRNDIDPPRKRVDSPMLTRHGRCRPERKSLEVLSVTDQGSPTPPRRALDTSAHSQRSRSVSGASTGLSSSPLSSPRVTPQDSPLPTPLGTPQHPPPTPPSSSSSSSSSRAEGGGAGSSAGGGSLSLTPPSSPGAGGGMAASSSAHWRSRLNSFKNNLLGSPRFHRRKLQVPTSEDMSSLTPESSPELAKKSWFGNFISLEKEEQIFVVIRDKPLSSIKADIVHAFLSIPSLSHSVISQTSFRAEYKTSGGSSVFQKPIKFQVDITFSEAEREREREREGKRETGIYSVTFTLISGPSRRFKRVVETIQAQLLSTHDQPSVQALADEKNGISSHPPGTPTRQNSRRSEGGGERSERAERADGAGTGGSGSVIQRKGSGKDKTRLLSSNGTQSQP is encoded by the exons ATGTCCAGTAAAGAGGTGTCCAGCAGTCACCCTGCTCAGTATGTGGGGCCGTACCGCCTGGAGAAGACCCTGGGGAAAGGACAGACAG gtttgGTGAAGCTGGGTGTCCACTGTATCACAGGACAGAAAGTGGCTATAAAGATCGTAAACAGAGAGAAACTCTCAGAGTCTGTCCTCATgaag gtggagaGAGAGATCGCCATTCTGAAGCTAATTGAACACCCGCACGTCCTCAAACTGCACGATGTGTATGAGAATAACAAATACTT gtattTGGTGTTGGAACACGTGTCAGGAGGCGAGCTGTTTGATTATTTGGTGAAAAAAGGTCGACTGACTCCTAAAGAGGCGCGGAAGTTTTTCAGACAGATCATCTCAGCGCTGGACTTCTGTCACAGTCACTCTATATG tcacAGAGACCTGAAGCCAGAGAACCTGCTGCTGGATGAGAAGAACAATATCAGGGTAGCTGACTTCGGCATGGCTTCTCTACAGGTGGGGGACAGTCTGCTGGAGACGAGCTGTGG ATCTCCTCATTACGCGTGTCCTGAAGTCATTAGG ggGGAGAAGTATGATGGTCGTAGGGCAGATGTATGGAGCTGTGGTGTTATCCTCTTTGCTCTGCTAGTG GGGGCGTTGCCCTTTGACCACGATAACCTGCGGCAGCTGCTGGAGAAGGTGAAGAGCGGAGTGTTCCACATGCCTCACTTCATCCCCCCGGAGTGTCAGGCTCTGCTGAGGGGCATGATCGAGGTCAACCCCGAGAAACGCCTTACG CTGGAAGCAATACAGAAACACCCGTGGTACCT cggGGGTCGTAATGAGCCGTGTCCGGAGCAGCCTCCTCccaggcgagtgtgtgtgaagaggaTCATGTCTCTGACGGAGTTGGACCCTGATGTGTTGGACAGTATGCACTCTCTGGGCTGCTTCAGGGACCGAGTCAAACTCACCAGAGACCTGCAGTGtgaaga agAAAACCAGGAGAAGATGATCTACTACCTGCTGCTGGACAGGAAGGAGCGCTACCCCAGTTACGAGGATGAAGATCTTCCACCCAGGAACGATATCG ATCCTCCCCGTAAACGTGTGGACTCTCCCATGCTGACCCGTCATGGCCGCTGCCGGCCGGAGAGGAAGAGCCTGGAGGTGCTGAGTGTGACGGATCAGGGCTCCCCGACCCCGCCCCGCCGAGCCCTCGACACCTCCGCACACAGCCAGAG atcTCGCTCAGTGAGCGGAGCCTCGACCGGTCTGTCCTCCAGCCCCCTGAGCAGCCCGAGA GTCACGCCCCAGGATTCCCCGCTTCCCACCCCCCTTGGAACCCCTCAGCACCCCCCTCCCACCCCAccgtcctcctcttcctcctcctcctcctcgcgGGCTGAAGGGGGCGGGGCTGGCAGCAGTGCAGGGGGCGGCTCCCTGTCCCTCACTCCCCCCTCCAGCCCCGGCGCAGGTGGTGGAATGGCTGCTAGTAGCTCCGCCCACTGGAGGAGTCGTCTCAACTCGTTCAAGAACAACCTGCTGGGCTCACCACGCTTCCACCGCCGCAAGCTGCAGG tTCCTACATCAGAGGACATGTCCAGCCTAACCCCGGAGTCGAGCCCAGA GTTGGCTAAGAAGTCTTGGTTTGGGAACTTCATCAGTCTGGAAAAAGAGGAGCAGATTTTTGTCGTGATCCGAGACAAACCTCTGAGCTCTATCAAGGCTGACATCGTCCACGCCTTTCTATCA ATCCCGTCGCTGAGCCACAGTGTAATCTCCCAAACGAGTTTCCGTGCAGAGTACAAAACCTCCGGTGGTTCCTCCGTCTTCCAGAAGCCCATTAAATTCCAGGTGGACATCACCTTCTCCGAGGCAGAGCGGGAAcgagagcgggagagagagggaaaaagggAGACTGGAATCTATAGCGTCACCTTTACCCTCATCTCAG GTCCTAGTCGCAGGTTTAAGAGAGTGGTGGAGACGATTCAGGCTCAGCTGCTCAGTACTCATGACCAGCCGTCTGTGCAGGCCCTCGCCG ATGAGAAGAACGGGATCTCCTCTCATCCCCCTGGCACTCCCACTCGCCAGAACTCACGCCGCTCTGAAGGGGGCGGAGAACGCAGCGAGAGGGCGGAGCGTGCAGACGGTGCAGGTACAGGCGGCAGTGGTAGCGTCATCCAGCGCAAGGGGTCGGGTAAGGACAAGACCCGCCTCCTGTCGTCCAACGGAACCCAGTCTCAGCCTTGA
- the brsk1b gene encoding serine/threonine-protein kinase BRSK1 isoform X1, protein MSSKEVSSSHPAQYVGPYRLEKTLGKGQTGLVKLGVHCITGQKVAIKIVNREKLSESVLMKVEREIAILKLIEHPHVLKLHDVYENNKYLYLVLEHVSGGELFDYLVKKGRLTPKEARKFFRQIISALDFCHSHSICHRDLKPENLLLDEKNNIRVADFGMASLQVGDSLLETSCGSPHYACPEVIRGEKYDGRRADVWSCGVILFALLVGALPFDHDNLRQLLEKVKSGVFHMPHFIPPECQALLRGMIEVNPEKRLTLEAIQKHPWYLGGRNEPCPEQPPPRRVCVKRIMSLTELDPDVLDSMHSLGCFRDRVKLTRDLQCEEENQEKMIYYLLLDRKERYPSYEDEDLPPRNDIDPPRKRVDSPMLTRHGRCRPERKSLEVLSVTDQGSPTPPRRALDTSAHSQRSRSVSGASTGLSSSPLSSPRSPVFTFSQSEVASATQAKDPKAGSGHTPRAAQRVPDPKTQTLPSKAATERPHLQSMKSLPLQTPPSPSPSPSPLLSPIPRFFFFPAPSVLKSVTKSIYPNSAHVSQVTPQDSPLPTPLGTPQHPPPTPPSSSSSSSSSRAEGGGAGSSAGGGSLSLTPPSSPGAGGGMAASSSAHWRSRLNSFKNNLLGSPRFHRRKLQVPTSEDMSSLTPESSPELAKKSWFGNFISLEKEEQIFVVIRDKPLSSIKADIVHAFLSIPSLSHSVISQTSFRAEYKTSGGSSVFQKPIKFQVDITFSEAEREREREREGKRETGIYSVTFTLISGPSRRFKRVVETIQAQLLSTHDQPSVQALADEKNGISSHPPGTPTRQNSRRSEGGGERSERAERADGAGTGGSGSVIQRKGSGKDKTRLLSSNGTQSQP, encoded by the exons ATGTCCAGTAAAGAGGTGTCCAGCAGTCACCCTGCTCAGTATGTGGGGCCGTACCGCCTGGAGAAGACCCTGGGGAAAGGACAGACAG gtttgGTGAAGCTGGGTGTCCACTGTATCACAGGACAGAAAGTGGCTATAAAGATCGTAAACAGAGAGAAACTCTCAGAGTCTGTCCTCATgaag gtggagaGAGAGATCGCCATTCTGAAGCTAATTGAACACCCGCACGTCCTCAAACTGCACGATGTGTATGAGAATAACAAATACTT gtattTGGTGTTGGAACACGTGTCAGGAGGCGAGCTGTTTGATTATTTGGTGAAAAAAGGTCGACTGACTCCTAAAGAGGCGCGGAAGTTTTTCAGACAGATCATCTCAGCGCTGGACTTCTGTCACAGTCACTCTATATG tcacAGAGACCTGAAGCCAGAGAACCTGCTGCTGGATGAGAAGAACAATATCAGGGTAGCTGACTTCGGCATGGCTTCTCTACAGGTGGGGGACAGTCTGCTGGAGACGAGCTGTGG ATCTCCTCATTACGCGTGTCCTGAAGTCATTAGG ggGGAGAAGTATGATGGTCGTAGGGCAGATGTATGGAGCTGTGGTGTTATCCTCTTTGCTCTGCTAGTG GGGGCGTTGCCCTTTGACCACGATAACCTGCGGCAGCTGCTGGAGAAGGTGAAGAGCGGAGTGTTCCACATGCCTCACTTCATCCCCCCGGAGTGTCAGGCTCTGCTGAGGGGCATGATCGAGGTCAACCCCGAGAAACGCCTTACG CTGGAAGCAATACAGAAACACCCGTGGTACCT cggGGGTCGTAATGAGCCGTGTCCGGAGCAGCCTCCTCccaggcgagtgtgtgtgaagaggaTCATGTCTCTGACGGAGTTGGACCCTGATGTGTTGGACAGTATGCACTCTCTGGGCTGCTTCAGGGACCGAGTCAAACTCACCAGAGACCTGCAGTGtgaaga agAAAACCAGGAGAAGATGATCTACTACCTGCTGCTGGACAGGAAGGAGCGCTACCCCAGTTACGAGGATGAAGATCTTCCACCCAGGAACGATATCG ATCCTCCCCGTAAACGTGTGGACTCTCCCATGCTGACCCGTCATGGCCGCTGCCGGCCGGAGAGGAAGAGCCTGGAGGTGCTGAGTGTGACGGATCAGGGCTCCCCGACCCCGCCCCGCCGAGCCCTCGACACCTCCGCACACAGCCAGAG atcTCGCTCAGTGAGCGGAGCCTCGACCGGTCTGTCCTCCAGCCCCCTGAGCAGCCCGAGA AGTCCGGTTTTCACGTTCAGCCAATCCGAGGTCGCCTCCGCCACCCAAGCCAAAGATCCCAAAGCGGGAAGCGGCCACACCCCTCGGGCAGCCCAGCGCGTGCCTGACCCAAAAACCCAGACGCTTCCATCCAAGGCGGCGACCGAGCGGCCGCATCTGCAGTCTATGAAGTCTCTCCCCCTGCAGACGCCGCCCTCCCCCTCCCCTTCTCCGTCTCCACTCCTCTCCCCCATCCCtcgtttcttcttcttccccgCTCCCTCCGTCCTGAAGTCTGTCACTAAGTCCATCTATCCTAACTCTGCCCATGTGTCGCAGGTCACGCCCCAGGATTCCCCGCTTCCCACCCCCCTTGGAACCCCTCAGCACCCCCCTCCCACCCCAccgtcctcctcttcctcctcctcctcctcgcgGGCTGAAGGGGGCGGGGCTGGCAGCAGTGCAGGGGGCGGCTCCCTGTCCCTCACTCCCCCCTCCAGCCCCGGCGCAGGTGGTGGAATGGCTGCTAGTAGCTCCGCCCACTGGAGGAGTCGTCTCAACTCGTTCAAGAACAACCTGCTGGGCTCACCACGCTTCCACCGCCGCAAGCTGCAGG tTCCTACATCAGAGGACATGTCCAGCCTAACCCCGGAGTCGAGCCCAGA GTTGGCTAAGAAGTCTTGGTTTGGGAACTTCATCAGTCTGGAAAAAGAGGAGCAGATTTTTGTCGTGATCCGAGACAAACCTCTGAGCTCTATCAAGGCTGACATCGTCCACGCCTTTCTATCA ATCCCGTCGCTGAGCCACAGTGTAATCTCCCAAACGAGTTTCCGTGCAGAGTACAAAACCTCCGGTGGTTCCTCCGTCTTCCAGAAGCCCATTAAATTCCAGGTGGACATCACCTTCTCCGAGGCAGAGCGGGAAcgagagcgggagagagagggaaaaagggAGACTGGAATCTATAGCGTCACCTTTACCCTCATCTCAG GTCCTAGTCGCAGGTTTAAGAGAGTGGTGGAGACGATTCAGGCTCAGCTGCTCAGTACTCATGACCAGCCGTCTGTGCAGGCCCTCGCCG ATGAGAAGAACGGGATCTCCTCTCATCCCCCTGGCACTCCCACTCGCCAGAACTCACGCCGCTCTGAAGGGGGCGGAGAACGCAGCGAGAGGGCGGAGCGTGCAGACGGTGCAGGTACAGGCGGCAGTGGTAGCGTCATCCAGCGCAAGGGGTCGGGTAAGGACAAGACCCGCCTCCTGTCGTCCAACGGAACCCAGTCTCAGCCTTGA